A genomic region of Drosophila kikkawai strain 14028-0561.14 chromosome X, DkikHiC1v2, whole genome shotgun sequence contains the following coding sequences:
- the LOC108084656 gene encoding monocarboxylate transporter 7, with amino-acid sequence MKKSSSSNNKAYRLEAPDGGWGILVCIGMALPFTSALAALPSFGLVFGDFLKSIGAETSAMAIITSAFFSSMSFAGLFSGSLFQRFGMRQVGVVGGTLYFLGTGLQLFATSTLHLLLAFSLIQGLAFGLMVPTCYTTFNHYFVKNRVMWMSFAQTLIGLGSMLYPIVMQKLLHWYGFRGCLLILTGINAHAVLGMLVMHPVEWHMRRVPISPEEAAEELVPLQELPVAVAVKPTTVVVRVQPETPLKPSKEEPIFLATPAADPPATAASARRLSHAEEHMLRVHSSRASSITSLGNWSGPVVVSDASPQMTHSRQASRRTSMLAAGAGGAVQEAPDAVKKDWVRRVVDFLDLTLLKKPVYVNIVLGITFALYSDITFFTMQPVYLFELGYSKVDTATIIAIGAAADLTSRIFLAVTAVCIQVPSRYIYLAGAVFTVFARFVFNGITEFVGMACITAVIGFLRTWLHVPLPLVFADYLPKERFATGYGLFMFTQGNAMFLIGPIVGIIRDKTQNYILVFHILNAFMILCAVPWVIEVLIVKFRRRNKIERDNADHEEVEVDNGRSAMVH; translated from the exons ATGaagaagagcagcagcagcaacaacaaggccTATAGGCTGGAGGCCCCCGATGGCGGCTGGGGTATCCTTGTCTGCATTGGCATGGCCCTGCCCTTT ACCAGCGCTCTGGCGGCTCTGCCCTCGTTTGGCCTCGTCTTCGGAGACTTCCTCAAGAGCATTGGTGCGGAGACGAGTGCCATGGCCATTATAACCAGCGCCTTCTTCTCATCGATGAGCTTTGCGGGGCTGTTCTCGGGCTCCCTGTTCCAGCGATTCGGAATGCGGCAGGTGGGGGTTGTCGGGGGCACACTGTACTTCCTGGGCACCGGACTGCAGCTGTTTGCCACCTCCACGCTGCACTTGCTGCTGGCCTTCAGCCTCATCCAGGGTCTGGCCTTCGGCCTGATGGTGCCCACCTGCTATACGACCTTCAATCATTATTTCGTAAAGAACCGCGTGATGTGGATGAGCTTCGCCCAGACCCTGATCGGCTTGGGTTCGATGCTTTACCCCATTGTTATGCAGAAGCTGCTGCATTGGTATGGATTCCGAGGTTGCCTGCTCATCCTCACAGGCATCAATGCCCATGCGGTGCTTGGGATGCTGGTGATGCATCCCGTCGAGTGGCACATGCGCCGGGTGCCCATATCCCcggaggaggcggcggaggAACTAGTGCCACTGCAGGAGCTgccggtggcggtggcggtgaaACCTACAACAGTGGTGGTGCGCGTGCAGCCAGAGACGCCGCTGAAGCCATCCAAAGAGGAGCCAATATTTCTGGCCACACCTGCCGCCGATCCCCCGGCCACCGCTGCCAGCGCTCGACGCCTCTCCCACGCCGAGGAGCACATGCTAAGGGTGCACTCCAGTCGGGCCTCGAGCATTACCAGCCTGGGCAACTGGTCTGGCCCGGTGGTGGTCAGTGACGCGTCCCCACAAATGACGCACAGCCGGCAGGCCTCACGTCGCACCTCCATGTTGGCAGCGGGAGCAGGCGGAGCCGTACAGGAGGCTCCTGATGCCGTCAAGAAGGACTGGGTGCGCAGGGTCGTCGACTTTCTCGATCTGACGCTACTCAAGAAGCCCGTCTATGTGAACATCGTGCTAGGCATCACCTTTGCCCTGTACTCCGACATCACCTTCTTCACCATGCAGCCGGTCTACTTGTTCGAGCTGGGCTACAGCAAG GTGGACACTGCCACCATCATAGCCATTGGAGCCGCCGCCGACTTGACATCCCGCATATTCCTGGCCGTCACCGCCGTGTGCATCCAAGTTCCGTCACGCTACATTTACCTGGCCGGAGCGGTCTTTACGGTCTTTGCCAGATTTG TTTTCAATGGCATCACCGAGTTTGTGGGAATGGCCTGCATCACGGCTGTAATCGGATTCCTGCGCACCTGGCTCCATGTCCCACTGCCATTGGTCTTTGCAGACTATCTGCCCAAGGAGAG aTTCGCCACCGGTTACGGCCTGTTCATGTTCACCCAGGGCAATGCCATGTTCCTAATTGGCCCCATTGTGGGCATTATTCGTGACAAGACCCAGAACTATATCCTGGTCTTTCACATTCTCAATGCCTTTATGATCCTGTGCGCCGTTCCCTGGGTCATCGAGGTGCTCATCGTCAAGTTCAGGAGGCGCAATAAGATCGAACGTGACAATGCGGACCacgaggaggtggaggtggacaACGGACGCAGTGCCATGGTTCATTGA